From Vigna unguiculata cultivar IT97K-499-35 chromosome 5, ASM411807v1, whole genome shotgun sequence, the proteins below share one genomic window:
- the LOC114184590 gene encoding uncharacterized protein LOC114184590, translating to MTKYSRYHRNDGHTTKECKELQDKIEELVRAGDFRRFIRRDDHPPRSDHPPRSYHRRPPRDSRHDKRLSQPTNRDPQPARTDITPTNPHYAAPLTPCLVALDDPMVIMVELENYAVKKVLIDQGSSVDILYWATYQKLQLPTTAMVPCDEPIYGFSGENVSTRGYIDLYTVFRDGAQTKTIPIRFLVVDAATSYNVFLS from the exons ATGACTAAGTATTCACGCTATCACCGAAACGATGGCCACACCACAAAGGAATGCAAAGAACTCCAAGACAAGATTGAAGAATTGGTTCGTGCTGGCGACTTTCGTCGCTTCATTCGCCGAGATGACCACCCTCCAAGATCCGATCACCCTCCACGTTCTTACCACCGACGCCCTCCCCGCGATTCTCGCCATGACAAACGTCTAAGTCAGCCCACTAACCGCGACCCCCAACCTGCTCGCACTGATATCACCCCGACCAACCCCCACTACgcggcaccattaacaccatgtCTAGTGGCTTTG gatgaccccatggtcatcatgGTTGAGTTGGAAAACTATGCCGTCAAGAAAGTCCTCATTGACCAAGGCAGTTCCGTTGACATCCTCTATTGGGCAACGTATCAGAAACTCCAGCTCCCTACCACCGCCATGGTTCCATGCGATGAACCCATATATGGATTCTCAGGGGAAAATGTCTCCACCCGTGGCTACATCGACCTCTACACCGTTTTCCGTGATGGCGCTCAAACCAAGACAATCCCTATCCGATTCCTTGTCGTTGACGCGGCCACATCCTATAATGTCTTCCTCAGCTGA